A region of Desulfatirhabdium butyrativorans DSM 18734 DNA encodes the following proteins:
- a CDS encoding 4Fe-4S dicluster domain-containing protein, which yields MTAVDPTFHEEMKRYGQDSVLMCFHCGTCAAVCPLLGEHFPRQMIRYAQIGAKERILAGARDLWRCLHCGLCTQTCPRGANPGELILSLKRYVAASWRRD from the coding sequence ATGACCGCAGTCGATCCGACTTTTCACGAAGAGATGAAACGCTACGGTCAGGATTCCGTGCTGATGTGCTTTCACTGCGGAACCTGCGCAGCCGTCTGCCCATTGTTGGGCGAACACTTCCCCAGGCAGATGATCCGCTACGCGCAAATCGGCGCGAAGGAGCGGATCCTTGCCGGCGCCAGGGATCTGTGGCGGTGCCTGCACTGCGGACTCTGCACCCAGACCTGCCCCCGGGGCGCCAATCCGGGGGAGCTCATCCTGAGCCTCAAACGCTATGTGGCGGCATCCTGGAGGAGGGACTGA